cagagagcagggactgatcctgacacagtcagagtagttcagcagtggaataggctgcctaaggaggtggtgagctccccctcactggcagtcttcaagccaaggttggagacacacttttcttggatgctttaggatgcttagggctgatcctgcactgagcagggggttggactagatggcctctatgaccccttcccactctaggattccaggagtctagttcagcagtggaataagctgcctaaggaggtggtgagctccccctcactggcagtcttcaagccaaggttggatacacacttttcttggatgctttaggatgcttagggctgatcctgcaccgagcagggggttggactagatggcctgtatggccccttccaactctatgattctatacatacaTATGTAAAACACACTAGGCAGATTTAAGACACATCTAGTTTGCTGCTCCTCTGGGGAAAAGTCACAGCTTTTGGTGTTGCACAAGATACATCTACAGGAAAAGAGCCGGTTCGGAGCAAAACCTCTTCTGTCCTACGGTGATGATTTGGGGGTTTCTACGGCAGAAGAAGGACCCCGATACGAGGCCCCGAAGCTAGTCTCCAGCCGGCTCATCTTCCCATCCTTCTCTCTCTGTATGGAAGAAGTCCGGTGACAGAAAAGGGGGTCTTCTTAGATCCAGGTCTCACGGCCGAGATTCTCCACCCCCTGCCCCAGCCGACATGGTCTCTCTTTCTCGGATGAAGTGGTAGATCTCCTCCCTTTGGTCTCTCGGGAACTTCCCGGCCAGGTTCACCAGCCGGCTCTTCAGCTGCCTCTTCTCCCAAACGTGGCCTTCTGGGATTGCGTAGGCGGCCTGGTACGTCTCCAGCGCTTCCTGCTTCAGCCCCTTCTCCTGGAGGAGGAAGTCCCCCCAGTGCCGATAGATTGCCTGCTGGCAACGCTTGCTGGCCGTCGGGAGCCCTTCCAGCAGGTTCCGATAAAGCTCTTCTGCGTGACGGGGGTTCGTTTCCATGTACATCTcgcccagctgcagcctggagaaCACAGAGTAGGGGTCTCCCGCCACAGCCCTTTTGAAGCTCTCGGTGGCAGCCCTTTTGAAGTTCTCCTTCTTCCGCAGCGGGGCTATCTCCCCCTGCATCCGGTAGCAGACGCCCAGGTCGTGATGGAGAAGATGGTAGGAGGgagccagggccaccgcctgctCCAAGATGGAAATGGCccgtgggagggaggcaggcatgtAGAACTTGGAGGCAAGTCTCAGGACTTCAGGGTTGAGGGTCTCGCGGACCGCCTCTTCGGCAAGGCTCCCTGCTCTCTGCTGGTCTCTGCCCTTCAGCAGCTGAGCCAAATACACTTTCACCTCCATATTTCGGGGCTCACGGCGGACGACGTCTCCCATCAGTTGCGTTGCCTCCACCCGATCGTCCTCACTCTTCGAGTGGGTCCAGCTAGCAAAGGCGGAGATCGCCAGACCGGCCTGGAATTCTGGGTTAGACTCGTCTCCTCTCAGGGCCTTTCGGAAGCACCTCTTGGCCTCCTCGCTGTTCCGGAAGCCCACGGCCAGGAAGGACCAGCCTTTGTGCGCGAAGCTTTCGGGGATCTGTGCCGCATATGGCTCCAGGCTGGCCAGGGACTCGCAGATCTGACGGACCCGGCCCAGGTAGAGCTCCACCTTCTCATAGTTGAACAAGTGGTAATAGACCCAGGCGTAGTTCCCGTAAGTCGTCAGGACCTGGCGGGAGAAGTCGTTCGGGTGGTCTCGTTGCTGGActtcctctgcctcctgcagGCTGTCCAGAGCTTCCTTGTAGTGACCTTGCAGGTGATACAGGTACGCCTTGGTGGCCAGGTAGATGCCCTGGTTACGGTATTCTGAATGCTCCACCTTGATGCTCAGTGTCTGCAGGATGTGCTCTGCGTCCACCGGGTCCTTGACCTCAAAGTCCCAGGTGAAAGGACACTGCAAGGCCTGGAGCTTCTCCCACAAGGGTTTGGAACTGCAAATAGAAAGAGGACAGGTGAATCTGGTAGGtcggcttgccagctctgggctcgGAAAGTCTTCTTTGGGTATCAGCCGATCAATCGAACGCCTTTAATGGCTATCTTTAAGACCACCAGGGCTGAAttctgggtgtgagcttttgtgtgcatgcccgtTTCTCCAGGTAAgatgaggtgtgcatgcacacgtaaGCTTATTCACATCTCATGGACTGTGCGTGCACTCCAGAACTTAGACCCAGAACTCAACTGCATTGATCTggaagctgcccctggactcaaaccttggctctttttcttctttgagttAGCATTTTGGTTCCCTCACACTCCCAGGGggagcacctcccctcccccatgggatACTGCCAGAAGGGTAGTGAAGCTAGTCTGTAGCAGCTCAAGAAAACAGGAGATCCGGTGGCACAAACTGGTGGGTGACCCACTTTCAGCAGATGAAGGACCGCTTCAGCCATCAGGCAAAAAAGTATCTTAACCGAAAGCCACGGACAACACAAAGGTGTGAgtgttgtgtctgtgtgtgtgtgaattttgaAGGTTCCCCCGGACTTGTGTTTGGTTAACTAcggggtggccaaagtgtagctctctggatgtccatggactacaattcccatgatcccctgccagcatgtgctggtgtggctctccagatgtctatggactacaattcccatgatcccctgccagcatgtgctggtgttgctctccagatgtccaaggactacaattcccatgatcccctgccagcatgtgctggtgtggctctccagatgtatatggactacaattcccatgatcccctgccagcacatactggcaggggctcatgggaattgtagtctatggacatctggagagccacaatttgtccACCTCTGTCTCAGGATTCTTTTCCTGCCTCCTGGGACAGACAAAAAAGCAGGAAAGGGTcaggacagggttgccaacctccaggtagggagcTGTGCTGAGCTGGAaacggtgggatataaatttaatacataaataaatgcagagAAAGTAACCTGCCAGTGGCTGCAGCCGGCAAATGAGCAGATAAACTGCCAGACAGACTATGAGGTTGAAGAAGAAACTACTTGAATTCTGGTTGATGCAGGACACCTACACATGGACTGGTCAAAATACATGTTTTCacaattttcctcagtggctttacTACAATATAAAAATGTGACCGTGGCCAGAATAATCCAGTGGAATAAAAATTGCATCCATGAACATAGCATACAAAACTTACTTATAAGGgataaggaaagaagaagaagaagagttggttcttagatgccgcttttccctacccgaaggaggctcaaagcggcttacagtcaccgtccctttcctctccccacaacagacaccctgtgagggaggggaggctgagagggccctgatattcctgctcagtcagaatagctttatcagtgctaaggggatccagctggctgcatgtgcagggagTGCataattgaacccggctcgccgtccgcactcttaaccgctacaccaaactggctctaaatagGAATGCGGCGAGCCCGCTcccagggccggcagaagcctctgGCTCACTGCCAGGGGGTGGGGGCGGCCGCCGCCCTTCTGCTGGCCTGGGAGCGGCTTCGCTGCCTCACAGAAGCGGCGGCCCTGTGCCCGGGGCCGCCAAAACACCCCAGTCGCGGCCAGGTGGCCCCGCCACCCCAtcccccggggaagccttcgtcCTGCAAAGGCTTCCCaggggacgggggagggggacggggggctagcgcccattttattccttgataaaatgggctttaattctagtcatagacctcctgggccatctagtccaaccccatctagtcaagggacctcctgggccatctagtccaaccccctgaactatgcaggacaatcagaACCCTCGCTCCTCCACTGTGTCCTGCCATCCCtctgaaccttcccagaatcagcctctccgtcagatggctctccagcctctgcttaaaaatctccaaagagggagaaccctccacctcccgaggaagcctgttccactgagagacccGCTCTGACTGGCAGGCAGCGCTGCAGTCCAGAGGTTTACAGGCTGCAACGCAGGGCGTGTGCTGATAGGGGCCCATGGGCGTTGATGGCCatagtcatctggagagccgctcTGCTGGCATCCCGCGCCAGGCGTCACCCTCCCAGTCTCCATGAGTCTCCCCACTGAAGCTTAGCCCTATAGCTGCCaaggccccctccccagctctttgGCCTCTTTGGCTGGAGGCCTCCCGCcgtcccctggaggttggcaacccagcctcCCCTTCCCGGGACGCCCGAGGGTGCACCCACCTCATCGTGCTCCGGCGGGCTGCTCTGCGGGCGCGTCTGCGGTGGGCTGCCTCC
Above is a window of Paroedura picta isolate Pp20150507F chromosome 5, Ppicta_v3.0, whole genome shotgun sequence DNA encoding:
- the LOC143838702 gene encoding antiviral innate immune response effector IFIT1-like, coding for MSSKPLWEKLQALQCPFTWDFEVKDPVDAEHILQTLSIKVEHSEYRNQGIYLATKAYLYHLQGHYKEALDSLQEAEEVQQRDHPNDFSRQVLTTYGNYAWVYYHLFNYEKVELYLGRVRQICESLASLEPYAAQIPESFAHKGWSFLAVGFRNSEEAKRCFRKALRGDESNPEFQAGLAISAFASWTHSKSEDDRVEATQLMGDVVRREPRNMEVKVYLAQLLKGRDQQRAGSLAEEAVRETLNPEVLRLASKFYMPASLPRAISILEQAVALAPSYHLLHHDLGVCYRMQGEIAPLRKKENFKRAATESFKRAVAGDPYSVFSRLQLGEMYMETNPRHAEELYRNLLEGLPTASKRCQQAIYRHWGDFLLQEKGLKQEALETYQAAYAIPEGHVWEKRQLKSRLVNLAGKFPRDQREEIYHFIRERETMSAGAGGGESRP